The following are encoded together in the Triticum dicoccoides isolate Atlit2015 ecotype Zavitan chromosome 6B, WEW_v2.0, whole genome shotgun sequence genome:
- the LOC119326111 gene encoding uncharacterized protein LOC119326111: MEAKKKAAAVAALCLLLLLMLPKPSHQKTSKQGPLSDVDCECYRQCYPGCKDSTPPWLCKVKCATGCPLSGPGHTFNGILVCFDACDSDSICDLPAPLANAEVCKHWCLGAN; encoded by the exons atggaggcgaagaagaAAGCGGCCGCCGTTGCTGCCCTGTGCTTGCTCCTCCTCCTCAtgctgccaaagccatcccaccagAAGACATCCAAGCAGGGGCCGCTGTCCGACGTCGACTGCGAGTGCTATCGGCAGTGCTACCCCGGGTGCAAGGACAGCACCCCGCCGTGGCTCTGCAAGGTCAAGTGCGCCACTGGCTGCCCCTTGAGCGGCCCCGGCCACACCTTCAATGGGATACTCGTCTGCTTCGACGCCTGCGACTCGGACTCCATCTGTGACCTGCCGGCGCCATTGGCCA ATGCTGAGGTTTGTAAGCATTGGTGCTTGGGCGCCAACTAA
- the LOC119325828 gene encoding uncharacterized protein LOC119325828 yields the protein MTGPPLTTGVLFSSLLQYDCECEAKEMEGKNRAAAIAALCMLLLLAQPKPSHQQPSGVNCMCYQHCYPGCKDRISPLFCKVKCAGRCPDAIDGLASCLIACNMDSICDQPGPSVDVEVCRNVCHDMWVAGGAN from the exons ATGACAGGGCCACCACTCACCACAGgagttctcttctcttctcttctacaGTACGACTGTGAGTGTGAGGCCAAGGAGATGGAGGGGAAGAATAGAGCAGCCGCCATTGCTGCCCTGTGCATGCTCCTTCTCCTCGCGCAGCCAAAGCCATCCCATCAGCAGCCCTCTGGAGTCAACTGCATGTGCTACCAGCACTGCTACCCTGGGTGCAAGGACAGGATCTCGCCGTTGTTCTGCAAGGTCAAGTGTGCTGGTCGCTGCCCCGACGCCATTGATGGCCTTGCCTCCTGCTTGATCGCCTGCAACATGGACTCCATCTGTGACCAGCCAGGGCCGTCAGTCG ATGTTGAGGTTTGCAGGAATGTCTGCCACGATATGTGGGTGGCGGGTGGCGCCAACTAA
- the LOC119320253 gene encoding uncharacterized protein LOC119320253, with protein sequence MVVKKRAAVIAALSMLLLLMLSRPSHQQFSNYSCNCYRECYLGCKHAFPMLCKVVCGGSCDDKNDPVAACMVACTKDSLCGVPAAPSGAAYCSHACNDTWGRHGRAKVP encoded by the exons ATGGTGGTGAAGAAGAGAGCGGCAGTGATTGCGGCCCTGTCCATGCTCCTACTTCTCATGCTGTCCAGGCCATCCCATCAACAGTTCTCCAATTACTCCTGCAACTGCTACCGAGAGTGCTACTTAGGGTGCAAGCACGCCTTCCCGATGCTCTGCAAGGTCGTGTGTGGCGGCAGCTGTGATGACAAGAATGACCCTGTAGCCGCCTGCATGGTCGCCTGCACCAAGGACTCCCTATGCGGCGTGCCGGCGGCGCCATCCG GCGCCGCATATTGTAGCCATGCGTGCAACGATACGTGGGGTCGCCATGGACGGGCCAAGGTTCCTTGA